One part of the [Synechococcus] sp. NIES-970 genome encodes these proteins:
- the petF_3 gene encoding ferredoxin [2Fe-2S] II, which yields MAKTHKITINYRQINETQTFIVPEDEYILRSIEKQGFQIPFSCRNGACTTCAVRVLSGDLEQKYAMGLSPDLQRQGYALMCVSHAKSDLVVETQDEDEVYELQFGRNFGKGRIRFGLPLDED from the coding sequence ATGGCTAAAACTCACAAAATCACAATCAATTATCGGCAAATTAACGAAACCCAGACTTTTATTGTCCCGGAAGATGAGTACATTCTGCGGAGTATCGAAAAACAGGGTTTTCAAATTCCTTTCTCGTGCCGTAATGGAGCCTGCACCACCTGCGCTGTCAGAGTTTTATCTGGTGATCTTGAGCAGAAATACGCCATGGGTCTTTCCCCAGACTTGCAACGGCAAGGCTATGCCTTAATGTGCGTTAGTCATGCCAAGAGTGATTTGGTGGTGGAAACCCAGGACGAGGATGAGGTTTATGAACTGCAGTTTGGCCGGAATTTCGGCAAAGGGCGGATCCGCTTTGGGCTGCCCCTCGATGAAGATTAA
- a CDS encoding ABC transporter ATP binding protein: protein MSIINLQSIKKDFGIKEILREANLIIDDADKVGLIGVNGGGKSTLLKMIAGIEPIDGGKRLVRSGARIIYLPQQPEIDPENTVLDQIFANCGEQMKWVKAYEDLSHKMAKATGDELNALMGDLTRITEKMDALNAWEVETKAKVILSKLGIDDFEAKVGDLSGGYRKRIALASALLSEPELLLMDEPTNHLDADSVECLQDYLKQFSGALLLITHDRYFLDQVTTRIVEIDRGDLYGYAGNYSYYLEKKALAEESAASSQQKHKGVLRRELEWLKRGPKARSTKQKARIDRITEMRNKTFKEAQGKVEIDTPGRRIGKKVVVVENLCKTFGDRPIVKDFSYEFTPEDRIGIIGGNGAGKSTFLNLITERLEPDSGKVEVGGTIHVGYFDQHSDDLLGESTQNQRVIDYIKNVATYVQTADGTQISASQMLERFLFPPDQQYAPIHKLSGGEKRRLFLLKILMAAPNLLILDEPTNDLDVQTLSILEDYLEDFNGCVIIVAHDRYFLDRTVNTIFALEGGGQIRQYPGNYSIYLDYKKAEEAKNALDAQPKKTQPAVKPQAIAPAPQATSAPKSTPSRRLSNYQRRELEQLEHEIIPELEAQREALQTKLANQTDYEQLQALSMELETLNHDIETKTERWLELAELA, encoded by the coding sequence ATGAGTATCATTAACCTCCAAAGCATCAAAAAAGATTTTGGCATTAAAGAAATTCTCCGTGAAGCAAACCTCATTATTGATGATGCGGATAAAGTTGGTTTAATTGGTGTCAATGGTGGCGGTAAATCGACCCTATTGAAAATGATTGCAGGCATCGAACCCATCGATGGCGGCAAAAGACTTGTGCGATCAGGGGCAAGAATTATTTATTTACCCCAACAGCCAGAAATTGATCCTGAAAATACTGTTTTGGATCAAATTTTTGCGAACTGTGGTGAACAAATGAAATGGGTGAAAGCCTATGAAGATCTTTCCCATAAAATGGCAAAGGCAACGGGAGATGAACTCAACGCTCTAATGGGAGACTTGACCCGCATCACTGAAAAAATGGATGCCCTCAATGCCTGGGAAGTGGAAACCAAAGCAAAGGTAATTTTAAGTAAATTAGGGATTGATGATTTTGAAGCGAAAGTAGGTGATTTGTCCGGGGGCTATCGAAAACGGATTGCCCTTGCTTCCGCTCTTTTATCTGAACCAGAATTGCTATTAATGGATGAGCCGACCAACCATTTAGACGCGGATTCCGTGGAATGCTTACAGGATTATCTCAAGCAATTTTCAGGGGCATTATTATTAATTACCCACGACCGTTACTTTCTTGATCAAGTGACGACTCGAATTGTGGAAATTGATCGCGGTGATCTCTATGGTTACGCCGGAAATTATTCTTATTATTTAGAAAAAAAAGCCCTTGCAGAGGAATCTGCTGCTAGTAGCCAACAAAAACACAAAGGGGTCTTGCGGCGAGAATTAGAATGGTTGAAGCGAGGGCCAAAAGCACGTAGTACAAAACAAAAAGCTCGCATTGATCGTATTACAGAGATGCGGAATAAAACTTTTAAGGAAGCACAGGGTAAGGTGGAAATTGATACCCCTGGACGGCGCATTGGCAAAAAAGTTGTTGTTGTGGAAAACCTGTGTAAAACCTTTGGCGATCGCCCGATTGTCAAAGACTTTAGCTATGAATTTACCCCAGAAGATCGCATTGGGATTATTGGTGGTAATGGGGCCGGGAAATCAACCTTTTTAAACCTGATTACCGAACGCCTAGAGCCTGACAGTGGCAAGGTTGAAGTCGGCGGTACGATTCATGTTGGCTATTTCGACCAGCATTCCGATGATCTTTTAGGAGAATCTACCCAAAATCAAAGGGTCATTGACTACATTAAGAATGTGGCTACCTATGTGCAAACTGCGGACGGAACTCAGATTAGTGCTTCCCAAATGTTGGAGCGATTTTTGTTTCCCCCAGACCAACAATATGCGCCCATTCATAAACTCTCTGGAGGTGAAAAACGCCGCCTCTTTTTGCTCAAGATTTTAATGGCCGCGCCTAATCTTTTAATCCTTGATGAACCGACTAATGATCTTGATGTGCAAACCCTTTCAATTCTTGAGGATTATCTCGAAGATTTTAATGGCTGTGTGATTATTGTTGCCCATGATCGCTACTTTCTAGACCGAACAGTGAACACAATCTTTGCCCTCGAAGGAGGCGGTCAAATACGTCAATATCCAGGCAATTATTCAATTTATCTGGACTACAAAAAGGCAGAGGAAGCGAAAAATGCCCTAGACGCCCAACCTAAAAAAACACAACCTGCTGTAAAGCCCCAGGCGATCGCCCCGGCACCCCAAGCTACCAGTGCACCAAAATCGACCCCTTCCCGTCGTTTGTCAAACTACCAACGCCGTGAGTTAGAGCAACTCGAACATGAGATTATTCCGGAACTAGAAGCTCAACGGGAAGCATTACAAACTAAACTCGCCAACCAGACCGACTACGAGCAGCTCCAAGCCCTATCTATGGAACTAGAAACCCTCAACCATGACATCGAAACCAAAACCGAACGTTGGCTGGAACTCGCAGAATTGGCATAA
- the thrS_1 gene encoding threonyl-tRNA synthetase, whose amino-acid sequence MDQAIGEQLEPMKLPKTSESDSLKRIRHTTSHVMAMAVQKLFPDAQVTIGPWTENGFYYDFDKKEPFSEADLKAIKKEMVKIIKKKLPVIREEIPRAEAEKRIQAINEPYKLEILEGIHDPITLYYLGDQWWDLCAGPHVENTGDINPKAIALESVAGAYWRGDENRQQLQRIYGTAWETPEQLKEYQRRKEEALKRDHRKLGKELGLFIFSDQVGPGLPLWTPKGTLIRSTLENFLKAEQTKRGYQGVVTPHIARVDLFKVSGHWQNYREDMFPMMADGDAERLAEQGFVMKPMNCPFHIQIYKDQLRSYRELPIRLAEFGTVYRYEQSGELGGLTRVRGFTVDDSHLFVTPDQLEKEFFNVVDLILTVFKSLQLKNFKARLSFRDPNSDKYIGSDEVWEKAQNAIRKAVTQLDMDYFEAEGEAAFYGPKLDFIFQDVLEREWQLGTVQVDYNLPERFELEYVAEDGTRQRPVMIHRAPFGSLERLIGILIEEYAGDFPLWLAPEQVRILPVSDEFYDYAKEQADKLQALGIRAIADASGERLGKLIRNAEKQKIPVMAIAGAKEVETNSLSIRTRASGELGAIGMAEVISRLVEANTSHTNF is encoded by the coding sequence ATGGATCAGGCAATTGGGGAACAACTCGAACCGATGAAACTGCCGAAAACGAGCGAATCAGACAGCCTCAAACGGATTCGTCACACCACTTCCCACGTCATGGCGATGGCAGTGCAAAAGCTTTTCCCCGATGCGCAGGTCACCATTGGCCCCTGGACAGAAAATGGGTTTTACTACGATTTTGATAAAAAAGAACCCTTCAGCGAAGCGGATCTCAAGGCGATCAAAAAAGAGATGGTGAAGATCATCAAGAAAAAATTGCCTGTGATCCGTGAAGAAATTCCCCGGGCCGAGGCGGAAAAGCGGATTCAGGCGATTAACGAACCCTACAAACTGGAAATCCTCGAAGGCATCCATGACCCGATCACCCTCTATTACCTGGGCGATCAATGGTGGGATCTCTGTGCGGGTCCCCACGTGGAAAATACAGGCGATATTAATCCTAAGGCGATCGCCCTCGAATCTGTCGCCGGAGCCTATTGGCGTGGCGATGAAAACCGTCAACAGTTACAGCGCATCTATGGCACAGCCTGGGAAACCCCCGAACAGCTTAAAGAATATCAACGGCGCAAGGAAGAAGCCCTCAAACGTGATCACCGCAAACTGGGTAAAGAACTGGGACTGTTTATCTTCTCCGATCAAGTGGGTCCTGGTTTACCCCTCTGGACGCCGAAGGGCACCTTAATCCGTTCCACCCTCGAAAATTTCCTCAAAGCTGAACAGACCAAACGCGGCTATCAAGGGGTTGTTACGCCCCACATCGCCCGTGTGGATCTGTTTAAAGTGTCCGGTCACTGGCAGAACTACCGCGAGGATATGTTCCCGATGATGGCGGATGGCGACGCAGAACGATTGGCAGAACAGGGTTTTGTAATGAAGCCGATGAACTGTCCTTTCCACATCCAAATCTATAAAGATCAACTGCGTTCCTACCGTGAATTGCCGATCCGTCTGGCGGAATTTGGGACGGTTTATCGTTACGAACAATCTGGCGAATTGGGCGGTTTAACCCGTGTGCGCGGCTTTACGGTGGACGATTCGCACCTGTTTGTCACGCCGGATCAACTGGAAAAAGAATTCTTTAACGTGGTTGACCTGATTTTGACGGTGTTCAAGAGCCTGCAACTGAAGAATTTCAAGGCGCGTCTGAGTTTCCGCGATCCCAATTCGGATAAATATATTGGCTCCGATGAGGTTTGGGAAAAGGCACAAAACGCCATCCGCAAAGCCGTTACCCAACTGGATATGGACTATTTTGAAGCCGAGGGGGAAGCCGCTTTCTATGGTCCTAAACTCGACTTTATTTTCCAAGATGTCCTTGAGCGGGAATGGCAACTGGGAACGGTTCAGGTGGATTACAATTTGCCCGAACGCTTTGAACTGGAATATGTCGCCGAGGATGGTACACGCCAACGTCCCGTGATGATTCACCGTGCGCCCTTTGGTTCCTTGGAGCGTTTAATCGGCATTCTGATCGAGGAATATGCGGGGGATTTCCCCCTCTGGTTGGCTCCCGAACAGGTGCGGATTTTGCCCGTCAGCGATGAATTTTACGATTACGCCAAGGAGCAAGCCGACAAACTGCAAGCTCTGGGTATTCGGGCGATCGCCGACGCATCGGGTGAACGTCTCGGTAAACTCATCCGCAACGCCGAGAAGCAGAAAATCCCTGTCATGGCGATCGCCGGCGCAAAAGAAGTGGAAACCAACAGTTTAAGCATTCGTACCCGTGCTTCTGGTGAACTAGGGGCGATCGGTATGGCTGAAGTGATTTCCCGTCTAGTGGAGGCAAATACAAGCCACACTAACTTTTAA
- the ruvC_1 gene encoding Holliday juction resolvase: MKRWLGIDPGLAIIGWAVLEEQGQALPTILDYGIIETEKHLSTPQRLLEIEQDYTELLTEFQPQAIAIEMPFFSRQIKAAGGVLQGLGVLNLVSWRELQIEPIYLHQSSWKCHIGNAKADKKEVALLIQSIFNLASIPIDDSVDAMAIAYAASCGLRNNI; the protein is encoded by the coding sequence ATGAAGCGTTGGCTTGGTATTGATCCCGGATTAGCGATTATTGGCTGGGCCGTTTTAGAGGAACAGGGACAAGCGCTGCCGACGATTCTTGATTACGGCATTATTGAAACGGAAAAACATCTTTCTACGCCCCAACGACTCCTGGAAATTGAGCAGGATTACACAGAACTATTAACGGAATTTCAACCCCAGGCGATCGCCATTGAGATGCCTTTTTTTAGCCGTCAGATCAAAGCGGCGGGGGGCGTATTACAGGGATTAGGTGTTTTAAACCTCGTCAGTTGGCGGGAATTGCAGATCGAACCGATTTATCTGCACCAATCCAGTTGGAAATGTCACATCGGCAACGCCAAAGCCGATAAAAAAGAAGTGGCGCTACTCATCCAGTCCATTTTTAACCTGGCGTCTATTCCCATTGATGATAGTGTCGATGCCATGGCGATCGCCTATGCCGCGTCCTGTGGCTTGCGGAATAACATCTGA
- the pknC_1 gene encoding serine/threonine kinase, with translation MTASLLTPGKVLRGRYQILRELAQGGFGATFLAEDQDLPKRPICVVKLLKPQTTDATTLATARRLFETEAKILDELGQHPQIPQLFAYFEEGQDFYLVEEYIEGESFWAELQNRPPFTPEEAIALLQEILGLLTFIHSHQVIHRDLNPSNLIRRQTDQKLCLIDFGAVKQVTTQFVSTSGRATVAIGTQGYFPSEQAQGRPQFSSDIYAAGMIAIEALTGRSPHSLPTDPKTGEVQWQDLVDIPKDLAQILQKMVRHDFRERFTKAQAVQQALQELNPTQPGTAIAQAVSQIRQLPQTAIARPLSRVSTAISQQYQRLNPNREQIVKAALLGLGLTALVSLGLGANVGLRWWSARQALLAQYEEAQVLQAENQYEAALAQYGQVLRTDPKHQGALLGKAQVLQALGRLDEAIQAYDDLLEINERRWEAWWGKGKIAGDRRQYDQALGFLDRAIEVNSRQAPVWETKARIHLAQGETGAALSSLDSFLDLDRQQVWAWFEKGLIHHGREEYGEAIAAYQQAIRLDDQNADLWYQQGNSYSKLQRHRNARDAYRRVVDLKPDYAAAWYSLGMTQNQLRNYPAAQDAFVNVTRLEPNNDRAWYHLAWNAENNEDYPTAIAAYQRTVALKSDDRPSWRNLGNLLYSAENYPEAIAAYENALRLDDADGDTWARLGRAYQILGQYEVAIAAYDQALQYRPNDEQILEDRQVVEEQLQREQAQENAEEGAENLKKLLRDTLREIVPWL, from the coding sequence ATGACCGCCTCTCTCTTAACTCCAGGAAAAGTTCTGCGCGGACGTTATCAGATCCTCCGGGAATTGGCCCAGGGGGGATTTGGGGCGACTTTTTTGGCAGAAGACCAAGATCTTCCGAAGCGGCCCATCTGTGTGGTGAAGCTTCTTAAACCCCAGACCACCGACGCGACGACTTTGGCCACAGCCCGGCGTTTGTTTGAGACAGAGGCAAAAATTTTGGATGAATTGGGGCAACATCCGCAAATTCCCCAATTATTTGCCTATTTTGAGGAAGGTCAAGATTTTTATCTGGTTGAAGAATACATCGAAGGGGAAAGTTTCTGGGCGGAATTACAAAATCGGCCCCCTTTTACCCCAGAGGAGGCGATCGCCCTCCTACAGGAAATCCTTGGGCTTTTAACCTTTATCCATAGCCATCAGGTGATCCATCGGGACTTAAACCCCAGTAATCTAATCCGACGCCAAACGGACCAAAAACTCTGTTTGATTGATTTTGGGGCGGTGAAACAGGTCACAACGCAGTTTGTGAGTACCTCTGGTCGGGCCACCGTTGCCATCGGCACCCAGGGCTATTTCCCCAGTGAGCAGGCCCAGGGACGGCCCCAATTTTCGAGTGATATCTACGCAGCGGGGATGATCGCCATCGAAGCCCTCACCGGGCGATCGCCCCATAGCCTCCCCACCGACCCCAAAACCGGGGAAGTGCAATGGCAAGATTTGGTAGATATCCCCAAAGATCTAGCGCAGATTTTACAAAAAATGGTGCGCCACGATTTTCGGGAGCGTTTCACCAAGGCCCAGGCAGTACAGCAAGCGTTGCAAGAATTAAACCCCACTCAACCCGGGACTGCCATTGCCCAAGCGGTGAGCCAGATTCGGCAATTACCCCAAACGGCGATCGCCCGACCTCTGAGCCGGGTTTCCACAGCGATTTCCCAGCAGTACCAACGCCTCAACCCCAATCGGGAACAAATCGTCAAAGCAGCCCTCCTGGGCTTGGGTTTAACCGCCTTGGTGAGTCTCGGTCTCGGGGCCAATGTGGGCTTGCGCTGGTGGTCGGCGCGGCAAGCTCTACTCGCCCAGTATGAAGAGGCCCAAGTACTCCAGGCAGAGAATCAATATGAAGCGGCCCTTGCCCAGTATGGCCAGGTTTTACGCACAGATCCCAAGCACCAAGGGGCGCTTCTGGGGAAAGCTCAGGTTTTACAGGCTTTAGGACGATTGGATGAAGCGATTCAAGCCTATGATGACCTGCTAGAAATCAATGAACGACGCTGGGAAGCCTGGTGGGGAAAAGGAAAAATTGCAGGTGATCGCCGACAATACGACCAAGCTCTTGGTTTTTTAGACCGCGCCATCGAAGTAAATTCTCGCCAAGCACCAGTCTGGGAAACCAAAGCCAGAATCCACCTTGCCCAGGGGGAAACCGGTGCCGCCCTCAGTAGCTTAGACAGCTTTTTAGACCTAGATCGGCAACAGGTGTGGGCCTGGTTTGAAAAGGGCTTGATTCACCACGGTCGGGAAGAATATGGCGAGGCGATCGCCGCCTACCAACAGGCCATCCGTCTCGATGACCAAAATGCAGATCTTTGGTATCAGCAGGGCAACAGCTACAGCAAATTGCAACGACACCGTAATGCCCGGGACGCCTATCGCCGGGTGGTGGACCTGAAACCCGACTATGCCGCCGCTTGGTATAGCCTGGGCATGACCCAGAACCAACTGCGCAATTACCCCGCCGCCCAGGATGCCTTTGTCAACGTGACACGCCTGGAGCCAAATAATGACCGCGCTTGGTATCATCTCGCTTGGAATGCTGAAAATAATGAAGATTACCCCACAGCGATTGCTGCTTATCAGCGCACCGTTGCCCTAAAGAGTGATGATCGCCCCAGTTGGCGTAATTTGGGAAATTTACTCTACAGCGCTGAAAACTACCCCGAGGCGATCGCCGCCTATGAAAATGCCCTCCGCCTTGATGATGCTGACGGAGACACTTGGGCCCGCCTCGGCAGAGCCTATCAAATTTTGGGACAATATGAAGTCGCGATTGCTGCCTATGATCAGGCTCTCCAGTACAGGCCCAATGACGAACAAATTTTAGAGGATCGCCAGGTTGTGGAGGAACAACTCCAGCGGGAGCAAGCCCAGGAAAATGCCGAAGAAGGCGCCGAAAATCTCAAAAAATTGCTGCGGGATACCCTACGGGAAATTGTGCCTTGGCTTTAG
- a CDS encoding hypothetical protein (conserved hypothetical protein), which yields MKSRSFFVYLGLLVVLLLSIGVGSWVGILKHSPLPWLQGGVTRNPAAALFVPRQAPLMVSLVVNPEKLAALGLVQTPWGKRRATLTELQQVKTSLLSATGLDYRRQIEPWLGDEISLAVTTLDVDRDLSNGAQPGYLLMVEARDENLAKEFLQLSYTDQAIAPEAGLSFDQYKGVNLVIPEAGSHRFASAIIGNYVLFANEAKVLRNAINTVQVPDLNLSHDPQYIEALETIDRQHIGVMVANLPALSAWIANDPAPEEPTLEQRLAIAIGLHPEGLIAETALIGETQPALVPGTTAPPTHVLNYIPDDAMLAIAGQDLQQLWQSATTGLNPKSPLSQILQQAVAAIQEPLGIDLPEDIFAWISGEYALALVPDAERNQVEWLFVAERNQGTDLEPVMAHFDSLAQEKGLSVGRLPLGDRRVTAWTEIDTKDRDNLVQLNANVRGAHLSLDDYELFATSVKTLSRSLKANEGRSLLANKDFQTSIAQLPTENSGYFFADWRQGSQLFKTQVPILRVVDYVAKPFFNHLRSFTLTSTGSTQDIRRSTLFFNLSPNRLQN from the coding sequence ATGAAATCTCGTTCCTTCTTTGTCTATCTCGGTCTTCTGGTGGTACTCCTACTCTCGATAGGAGTGGGCAGTTGGGTCGGTATCTTGAAACATAGCCCTTTACCTTGGCTCCAGGGTGGGGTAACGCGTAACCCAGCCGCAGCTTTATTTGTGCCCCGCCAAGCGCCTTTGATGGTTTCTCTGGTGGTGAATCCCGAAAAATTAGCGGCCTTGGGTTTGGTGCAGACCCCCTGGGGAAAACGACGGGCTACCCTGACAGAGTTACAACAGGTGAAAACGAGTTTGCTCAGTGCTACGGGCCTAGACTACAGGCGGCAGATTGAGCCCTGGTTAGGGGACGAAATTAGTTTGGCAGTAACAACCCTCGATGTGGACCGGGATCTTAGTAATGGGGCGCAGCCCGGCTATCTACTGATGGTGGAAGCGCGGGATGAGAATTTAGCGAAGGAGTTTTTACAACTCTCTTACACTGACCAGGCGATCGCCCCGGAAGCGGGTTTAAGCTTTGATCAATACAAAGGCGTTAACTTAGTCATCCCCGAAGCGGGTAGTCATCGTTTTGCCAGTGCGATTATCGGCAATTATGTGCTGTTTGCGAACGAGGCGAAGGTGCTGCGCAATGCAATCAATACGGTGCAGGTGCCGGATTTAAACCTCAGTCATGACCCGCAGTATATCGAAGCCCTAGAAACCATCGATCGCCAACACATCGGTGTGATGGTGGCGAATCTACCAGCCTTGAGCGCCTGGATCGCCAACGATCCGGCCCCCGAAGAGCCCACCCTAGAACAGCGGTTGGCGATCGCCATCGGTCTCCATCCAGAAGGATTGATTGCAGAAACAGCTTTGATTGGGGAAACCCAGCCGGCCCTAGTGCCCGGCACGACAGCCCCACCGACCCATGTACTCAACTACATTCCTGATGATGCGATGTTGGCGATCGCCGGCCAAGATTTACAGCAGCTCTGGCAGTCGGCGACCACGGGATTAAACCCCAAGAGCCCCCTTTCACAGATTTTGCAACAGGCAGTAGCTGCGATCCAGGAACCCCTCGGCATTGATTTACCGGAAGATATTTTCGCTTGGATTTCGGGGGAATATGCCCTCGCCCTCGTGCCGGATGCCGAACGCAATCAAGTGGAATGGCTCTTTGTGGCGGAACGCAATCAAGGGACTGACCTCGAGCCGGTCATGGCCCATTTTGACAGCTTGGCCCAGGAAAAAGGCTTGAGTGTGGGTCGCCTGCCCCTGGGCGATCGCCGGGTCACCGCCTGGACAGAAATCGACACCAAAGACCGCGACAATTTGGTGCAACTAAACGCCAATGTGCGGGGCGCCCACCTCAGCCTCGATGATTATGAACTGTTTGCCACCTCCGTAAAGACCCTCAGTCGTTCCCTCAAAGCCAATGAAGGGCGATCGCTTTTGGCCAACAAAGATTTCCAGACCAGTATTGCCCAGTTGCCGACGGAAAACAGCGGTTATTTCTTTGCCGATTGGCGCCAGGGCTCCCAACTGTTTAAAACCCAAGTGCCCATTTTGCGAGTGGTAGACTATGTCGCCAAACCCTTCTTCAACCACCTACGGAGCTTTACCCTCACTAGCACCGGCAGCACCCAGGATATCCGGCGATCAACCCTGTTTTTTAACCTCTCGCCCAACCGTTTACAAAATTGA
- a CDS encoding hypothetical protein (hypothetical protein L8106_06230), protein MISVVPIKNLFEVARIREKNCEICQNVVFVRYRIQHDPSQQWILVCPDCRRKLAENNAHYRYGGTWKAKKRH, encoded by the coding sequence ATGATCTCTGTAGTCCCCATAAAGAATTTGTTTGAAGTGGCCCGTATTCGAGAAAAAAATTGTGAAATCTGTCAAAATGTCGTCTTTGTGCGATACCGCATTCAGCATGACCCAAGCCAGCAGTGGATTTTGGTGTGCCCAGACTGCCGGCGGAAGTTGGCCGAAAATAATGCTCACTATCGCTACGGGGGCACTTGGAAAGCAAAAAAGCGCCATTAA
- a CDS encoding hypothetical protein (conserved hypothetical protein), which produces MAFLRHVSLATAAFLAVANQAIAQDNQDLLVQINQYSDDASVAQVNSVFQLSDVSPSDWAFDALRNLVENYNCIVGYPDGTFRGDRPLSRYEFAAGLNACLQQIERMIQEGGEVSVEDLAALRRLLDEFEVELATLGDRVGDLEGRVDFLEDHQFSTTTKLMGEVSFNVSDAFGSDVDAQTVFQDKVRLQLVTSFTGRDQLYTRLSAGNAGTSFISRYGIAPLTQEGRFSYDGETGNDITIDRLHYVFPLGNKTTVTAMASLGGHHFYADTFNTGLEAGGGSNGALSRFGERNPIYRLGLGVPSTGIGVRHNFNDTFQVSAGYLAKNGSDPSDRNGLFDGSYSALAQLVVKPSDRLRFGLNYLRGYDTANGAFAYGGTGTRWGNLGAGTDPVLGTLGAIESDSFGFQTQWDVSDRVSLRGWVGYTNADFLDADGSADIWTWAGILAFPNLGKPGNMGAIIVGAEPYASNLEIGGAAPVGFTDDMPLHIEGLYKYQLTRNISITPGVIWLVNPNQDTNNADIVIGTVRTTFTF; this is translated from the coding sequence ATGGCTTTTTTGAGACATGTGTCCCTAGCAACGGCGGCCTTTTTGGCCGTAGCAAATCAGGCGATCGCTCAGGACAATCAAGACCTGCTGGTGCAAATCAACCAGTACAGTGACGACGCCTCAGTCGCTCAAGTGAATAGCGTTTTCCAACTCAGTGACGTTTCCCCCTCTGACTGGGCGTTTGATGCACTCCGTAACCTGGTAGAGAATTACAACTGTATCGTCGGCTACCCTGATGGCACTTTCCGAGGCGATCGCCCCCTGAGCCGCTATGAATTTGCGGCGGGTCTGAACGCTTGTCTCCAGCAGATCGAGCGGATGATCCAGGAGGGGGGTGAGGTTAGTGTGGAAGATCTGGCAGCTCTCCGTCGTCTCCTTGACGAATTTGAAGTAGAACTGGCAACCCTGGGCGATCGCGTTGGTGATCTCGAAGGACGCGTTGACTTCCTAGAAGATCACCAGTTCTCTACCACCACAAAACTGATGGGAGAGGTCTCCTTTAATGTTTCCGATGCCTTTGGCAGTGACGTTGATGCCCAGACCGTTTTCCAAGATAAAGTCCGCCTCCAACTGGTAACCAGTTTCACGGGGCGAGACCAACTCTATACTCGTCTCAGCGCTGGCAATGCAGGGACTTCCTTTATCAGTCGCTATGGCATTGCCCCCCTCACCCAAGAAGGCCGCTTTAGCTATGACGGCGAAACAGGCAATGACATCACTATTGATCGCCTCCACTACGTTTTCCCCCTTGGGAACAAGACCACTGTCACCGCCATGGCCAGTCTGGGGGGCCACCACTTCTATGCCGACACCTTTAACACTGGCCTCGAAGCGGGGGGCGGCTCCAATGGCGCGCTTTCTCGCTTTGGGGAGCGCAATCCGATTTATCGCCTTGGTCTAGGGGTTCCTAGCACGGGTATTGGTGTCCGCCACAATTTCAACGATACTTTCCAAGTGTCAGCTGGCTACCTCGCGAAAAATGGCAGTGACCCCAGTGACCGCAATGGCCTCTTTGATGGCAGCTACTCTGCCCTGGCTCAACTGGTGGTGAAGCCGAGCGATCGCCTCAGATTTGGCCTCAACTATCTCCGGGGTTATGACACCGCCAACGGTGCCTTCGCCTATGGAGGAACTGGCACCAGATGGGGCAACCTTGGTGCAGGGACTGACCCTGTCCTGGGGACTTTAGGGGCGATCGAAAGTGACTCTTTTGGTTTCCAAACCCAATGGGATGTGAGCGATCGCGTCAGTCTGCGGGGTTGGGTCGGCTATACCAATGCCGATTTCCTCGATGCCGATGGCTCCGCCGATATCTGGACCTGGGCCGGTATTCTTGCTTTCCCCAACCTTGGTAAACCCGGCAACATGGGCGCAATCATCGTTGGAGCAGAACCCTATGCCAGTAACTTAGAAATTGGTGGTGCCGCCCCTGTTGGGTTCACCGATGATATGCCTTTGCACATCGAAGGTCTCTACAAATATCAACTCACGCGGAATATCTCCATTACCCCTGGTGTCATTTGGTTGGTCAACCCCAACCAAGATACGAACAATGCAGATATCGTGATCGGGACAGTCCGCACAACCTTTACGTTCTAG